GCCTGGACCCAGCATTAGGGGATGCCTAGGCGAGACCGAGGTTTTCCTTCGGCACCTCGACCATGACGATGCCCCGCTCCTTGAACGTCCCCGTCGGTCCGTCGGCGCCACGGATGAAGAACGCGAGGCCCGCGCCCAGATCCTCGACGGCTTCAACGACACGAAGACCTTGCAGGAACTCGTCGATGTCCTCAGCCGTCCAATGATCGAGCACATTCGCGGCGACGTGCGAAACGACCAGGGTGCCTTCGTGCCCGTTTGCGGCGTACCGCACCACCCAGATGTCGCGGTCCGGCGAGACCCAACTGTGTTCAACTGCTGCGCCGGCCGTGTTCAGATGCACGAGCATGCGCCCTTCCGTTTTGCCGAAGTCGCCAGTCATCGCCCTTATATGCCAAATTCGGCTGGACACGGGCTGCCCTACTCCCAAATTCACCGGGTGGTTGGACGAATCTGGGAGTGTGCAGCAAATTGGTAGCGCCAACGGGAGTCGAACCCGTCTCTCCGCCTTGAAAGGGCGGCGTCCTAACCGATAGACTATGGCGCCGAACCGCGCGGGCTTGGGCTTCGACCGGCGGGGAACCTGCCGCGGCGAAAGCTCGAGGACGTGGGCCCGGCTGGATTCGAACCAGCGCGCGACCAGTTATGAGCCGGCTGCTCTACCGCTGAGCTACGGGCCCATCCGCCCTCGACCGGCTGTTTCGCCGGGGCGGTTGCATGCGCCCGCGGCGCGCCAGGAGGGCCGGCGCGCCGCGGAGAGGGTCGGGACGAGGAGAGCGGCCGACCGCTAGTGGCGACCGCCACCGCCGCGCGCGGCCGGCGCGCGACCCGCGCCGCCCCGGTAGCCCGCCGCGCCGCGGTACGCACCGGCGTAGCCACGGTATGCGCCGCCGGCGTAGCCGCGATAGGCGCCGACCGGGCCGCGATAGCCGCCGCCGGCCCAGACGCGGCCGTGGTACGGGTGGCCGTGATAGTAGTAGCCGCCGCCGAAGCCAAAGCTCAGCACGACCGGCGCTCCGCCGTACCAGCCGTAGTAGACCGGCGCCGGGTACGGATAGTAGACCGGATAGGGATAGGCGTAGGGCGGATACGCCGGCGGCGGGGCGACCGCGTACGGGTCGGGCTGGACAACCGGCGCGGTGTCGACCGGCGCGGTGTCGTCGACCGGCGGCTGATCTTGCGCGACCGGCACCTGCGGCGGCGGGGCCGGCGGCGGCTCGGAGGCGGTCGCGCCGACGTCGATGGTCGTCGCGTCGAACCAGTGGCCGGCGTTGTAGCCGTGGATCGTCACCGACATGCCCGGCGCGAGCTGCGTGCCGGCGGGACGAACCGCCGTCTGCTCGCCGAGCGCGACGTCGTCGGTGAAACCGCGAACGTCGTCGACATAGAGATGTTCGCCACCGTCGAACTGCTTGACGGTCCCTTGGATGGTCTCATTCGGGAACGGCTGCGCCGAGGCGGCAAACGGGGAACCGAGCGCGATGGTAAGCATCGCGCCGAGCGCGGAAATCATGGCGAGGGTCGAGCGCACGTGCATCCCTCCTGGAGCACTACGGGAGGTGGGGACGTCTGCGTTCGACGACCCCACCCCTACGCCCGCGCCGGTCGGTGAACCCTAATCCCGCGCTAACGCGGCGAAGGCCGCTCGGCCCGGATAGCGTGCGACCGACGGCCCCAACTCCTCCGCGATGCCCATCAGGCGATTGTACTTCGCGGTGCGATCGCTGCGCGCCAGCGAACCGGTCTTGATCTGCCCGGCGCCGGTCGCGACGGCCAGATCGGCGATCGTCGTATCCTCCGTTTCACCCGAACGGTGGGAGATCACGGCGCGATAACCGGCCTTGTGCGCGGTCTCGACCGCGTCGAGCGTCTCGGTCAGCGTGCCGATCTGATTGACCTTCACCAGGATCGCGTTGGCGCTGCCCTCGCGAATGCCGCGCTCGAGCCGCTCGACGTTGGTCACGAACAGATCGTCGCCGACCAGCTGCACGCGCGCGCCGAGCGTCTTGTTCAACAGCTGCCAGCCGTCCCAGTCGTCCTCGGCCAAGCCGTCTTCGATCGAGACGATCGGATACGTGCGGCACAAGCCCTCGTACAAACCGACCATCTCGGCCGACGTGAGCGGATGATCGTCGGGCTTGTGCGGCCAGTACTTGCCCTCGCGGAAGAACTCGGTCGAGGCGGGGTCGAGCGCGATCGCCACGTCGCTGCCCGCCGTGTAGCCGGCCTTCTCGATCGCTTTGACGATCAGCGTGAGCGCGTCGTCGATCGAGTCGAGCTTCGGCGCGTAGCCGCCCTCGTCGCCGACCAGCGTCGAGTGGCCCGCCTCGTGGAGCAGCTTGCCCAGCGTGTGAAAGATCTCGCTGCCGTAGCGCACCGCGTCGGCCATCGTCGGCGCGCCGAGCGGGACGATCATGCACTCTTGGAACTGCAGCGCGCCTTCGGCGTGCTTGCCGCCGTTGATGACGTTCATCATCGGCACCGGCAGCGTCGCCGCCGACGGGCCGCCGAGATAGCGATACAGCGGTACGCCCAGCGAGACCGCCGCCGCGCGCGCGACCGCCAGCGAGACGCCGAGCAGCGCGTTGGCGCCCAGGTTGCTCTTGTTCGGCGTGCCGTCGAGCTCGAGCATCGTCGCGTCGAGCTCGCGCTGCGAGGTCGCGTCCATCCCTTCGATCGCCGGCCCGATGATCTCGTTGACCGCGGCGACGGCCTGGAGCACGCCCTTGCCGCCGTAGCGCTTGGGATCGCCGTCGCGCTTCTCGACCGCCTCGTGCGCGCCGGTCGACGCGCCCGAGGGCACCATCGCTTCTTCGACCGCGCCGAACGAAGTCGCGACCGCGACCGCGACGGTCGGGTTCCCGCGCGAGTCGAGGATCTCTCGCGCGCGCACGCTTTCGATCAGCGGCCGCCCGCCGCCCCGCAACGACTCGATCGCCATCGATCGCCTACTTCGCGGCGACCCAGTCGCCGAAGAAGCTCCGGCGCGGGAAGAGTTCCGCGCCGGTGAAGAAGATGGCGACTTCGCGCTCCGCCGACGCCGGCGAGTCCGAACCGTGCACGAGATTGCGTCCGATCGTCTGACCGTAGTCGCCGCGAATGGTGCCCGGCGTCGCCTTGATCGGGTTGGTGGCGCCGATCGTCGCGCGGCAGCCTTCGATCGCGTCTTCGCCTTCGATCACCATCGCGACGATCGGCGAGCCGGTGATGTACGCGACGAGGCCGTCGAAGAACGGCTTGCCCTCGTGCTCGGCGTAGTGCCGTTTCGCCTGGTCTTGCGTGACCTGCATCAGCTTGAGGCCCAGAATCGTGTACCCGCGTTTCTCGAAGCGGGAGAGCACCTCGCCGACGAGGCCGCGGACCACGGCGTCCGCTTTGGCGAGGATCAAGGTTCGTTCGACTGCCATAGCGCAACGGTGATACGTGCCCGGTCCCGACGCACCTCTCGACGTCGCGCGCGTGCGCGCCGCCCTCGCCGGAACGCGCTTCGCGGACGTGCGCTACGTCGCGGAGACGGGCAGCACCAACGACGATGCCACGACGCTGCTGGGCGATCCGGCGGCAGCCGGTGCGACGTTGGTCGCAGAACACCAGACGGCCGGTCGCGGCCGCAAGGCCGGTCGCAGCTGGGTCGCCCCGGCCGGCACCGCGCTGACCTTCACCGTCGTCCTGCCGCGCACGGTCGCGAGCGATGCGCTCTGGGCGGTACCGTTCTGGGTCGCGCTCGCGCTCGCCGACGGGATCGAAGCGGCGGGCGGTCCGCGCCTGGAGCTGCGCTGGCCGAACGACCTCGACCTGAACGCGCGCAAAGCCGCCGGCATCTTGTGCGTCTCGCGCGTCACCGGAGAGGTGGCCCACGTCGGCTCCGGGATCGGTCTCAACGTGCGGCGTCCGCCCGACGCGGCGATCGCGGCGATCGTGCCCGCGCCGGCGTATCTCTCCGACGCGACGCCGCAGCTCGAACGCGAGACGCTGCTCGCCGCGATCCTCGGCGCGTTCGACGGGTTGCTCGACGTGCTCGACGATCCCCCGGCGATCGCGCGCGCCTGGGAGGCGCGCGCCGAGCTGCGCGGGCGCCCCTATCGGCTGCGGCTCGACGCCGACGGCACCTTCGTCGACGGCATCGCGCAACGACTCGGCAGCGACGGCGGCCTCGTCCTCGACGTCGACGGCCGCGAACGCCTGGTCCACCTCGCCGACGCGCGCGTCGTCTAATCGACCGTCCGGGAACCGGCCGTGGGACTCGCATCGCGCGACGAGGGATCAGGGGGTCAGTTGGATCGCGTCGGGGTGGCTCAAGCCGGTCGAGATCGTCGTGGGCGTCCCGGTGTAGGGCGGTGCGTAGATCGATATCGTGCTGTTTGCCTGGTTCGCGACGAACAGGTCTCCGGCGCCGTCCAGGACGAGCGCGTTGGGCTGTGAGAGGCCCGAGAGGGTCACGACCGGCGCGCCGGTGTACGGCGAGGCGTACTCCGTGACGGTGTTGCCGGCGTGGTTCGCCACGAACAGATTCCCCAGCGGGTCGAAGACCAGCGACTCCGGACCCGAGATGCCGCTGCTGATCGTCACTTTCGGCGACCCCGTGTACGGCGCCGCATACTCCGTCACCGTCTCGCCGGTCTGATTCGCGACGAACAGATCGCCGGCGGCGTCGAACGCAAGCGAGCCGGGATAGTTGATGCCGGTGCTGATCGTCACGGCCGGCGCGCCGGTGTACGGCGAGGTGTAGCCGGTGACTTTGTTGCTCGACAAATTGCCGACGAACAGTTCGCCGGACGTGTTGAGCGCGATGGCCCCCGGCTCGCTGATGGTGTTGGTGATCGACGTCGGCGTGCCGGTGTACGGCGGAGCGTATTCGGTCACCGCGCTGGAATCTATCACGAAAAGGTCGCTGACCGCATCCAGTCGCATCTGCTTGGGGCCGTTCACGCTGCTGCTGATGCTCGTGATCGGGGCGCCGGTATACGGCGGGGCATATTCCGTCACGGTGTTGAGGGACTCGTCGGCGACGAAGAGATTCGACGATGCGTCGACGGCCAACGAGAAGGGCTCGGAGAGCGAGTTCGTGATCGTCGCGGGCGTTCCGGTGTACGGCGGCGCATACGCCGTCACGTCCCCGGCGCTCGGATTCACGGCGAACAGCGTCTGGACGTCGTTCTTCACCGAGAACGTCGCGCTGCAGACCGCGCCGCTGATCGAGCAGGTGGAGTCGCTGTAGGCCGCGGTCAGCGAGAACGTCTCGCTCGTCCCGTTCGTGCCGGGTGGTGTGAGTTTCACCGTGTTGGGGGAGGTGGCGGTGGGATTGGCGATTGTGAAGCCGCTGCCGGCGGACTGCGCGAGCGTGAAGGTCGGCGAGCCGGGTCCGACGATCACGTTGCCGTCAGGATCGAGTGCCTCGACGATGAGATTCTGCGCCCCCGCGCCGTACAGCGTGAAGCCGCCGCTCTGCGAGCCCTGCACAGGGTACGCGGCGCCGATGACGTGCAGCGAGGCCGGAATGCCCGAGAGCGTCAGCGCGATCGCGTTGGCTTGACCTTCGGCGATCGTGAAATCGACCAGTTGGCCTTGCGAGAGCTCGTTGCCGGTTCCATTCGCGCCGTCGTAGGTGGAGATCGCCGCGTCGTACGATCCGGCCGGCAGCGATATCGTCAGCGTGCACGACGTCGACGCCAACGTCGAGCTGCAGCCGTTCGAGGTCGGCGTCAGCCCGACGGTCTCGTTGACCTGGCTGCTGCCGCCGGGATTGGTCACGATCGAGACCGTCATGCTGGCGGTCGCCGGCGAGACGTAGCGCGGCGAGCGGCGCGCGCTCGCGGTGGAGGCGCTCGCCTTCGGAACCGCGATCGTAAAGCGCGCCGTCCCACGGTCGGCGCCGACCGGCGACGTTGCCGCCGGACCTCCGGGCGCCACGGCTGCAGCGCCGCCACCACAGCCCGCAAGCAGGACGGCGATCGCGACCAGCGATCCCAGACGCGAAAAACGATCGGCCGACATGTCGAATTATCCCTTGGTGGAAGGCAAACGATCTCGCGCGTTCCCTGGAGGGCGGGCGCCCCCTGCCGTCCGGCTCGACATAGAACGGTACCGTCTGATGCCGACGCTCGCTCTTCCCGGCGCGCCGCCGTGTCGCGTTGCGTGATCCGGCGGCTGCTACGTTAGCCGATCGCCGCCAACAGCTTCGTGCCGTTCGGACTGCCCAGGCCCGTGCAGGCATCCCAGCCCGGACCCGCGCTGTAGGCGCCGTTGTTGCCGCTGGTGACGTCGTGGAACGGCGTCTCGCCTTGCGCGTACAACGCCGGGTTGACGAAGCCCAGCGGTTGTTTCGCGCTTTGGTTGAGCCGCGCGATCAGCGCGGCCCACAGTGGCGCGACGGCGCTGGTCCCGCCGAACACCGTGTCGGTGCCGTCGATGCGCACGGAATAGCCCGTGTTCGGATCGGCGTCGCCGGCGACGTCGGGAACGCCGCGGCCGACGTGCCCGTCGTTGACCGACGGCGGCACGCCGGCGGTGGTCTGCCAGCTCGGCAGCGAGAACTGATCGCTCACGCCGCCGCCGGTCGCGCCGCCTTGCGCGCCGTCGTTCCACACGACCTCGCTCGCGATCACGCTGCCGCTGCCTTGCAGCGTCGTTCCGCCACAGGCCAGCGCGTGCGGACTCGACGCGGGGAAGTCGACGTGCGCCTTGCCGTCGGTGACGCCGTCGCTCGACCCGCCGTCGCCGGCGGCGACGCACACCGTGATACCGAGGTTGCCGGCGTCGGTGAACGCTTGATCGAACTGCGTCATCGCTTGTGCGGTCCAGGTCGATTCGGCACCGCCCCAGCTGATCGAGATCACGTCGACCGCCGGCGTAGTCGCGTGCACGGCGGTCGTGATCGCGTCGAGAAACCCCTGATCCGTGTTGGGCGCGAAGTAGACCGCGATCGCCGCGTCGGGCGCGACCGAGCCGGCGACCTCGATGTCGAGCATCACCTCGCCGTCGGGCCCGTCGACTTGACCGGTCGGCGCGTTCGTCGCGCCGTCGACCGAGACGGCCGTCACGCTCGGCACGCTCACGCCCAGAGCACCGAAGTAGGTCTGCAAGTCGCTCGTCTGATAGCCGCCGCCCAGCTCGACCAGCGCGATCGTCTGGCCCGCGCCGGTGGTGCCGGCGGGAAAGCCGTACAGATCGGCGATCTGCATCGGATCGTAGGCCGTCGCTGCGGCGGCGGCCGGGCGGAACTGCGCGCGCGCCTGCGGCCGCTCGTCCAAGCCGAACACGCCGACCACGATGTCGCCCAGCTCCGCGGGCACGCTGAGCGCACCGCTGCGGCCGCGGAACGAGCCGCCGCCGTGATCGTAACTGCGCAGCTCGGTCCCGAAGGCCGCGCCGAGCGCGCCGACGGTGCCCGACAGGCGGACCGTGCGCCGCGCCAGATCGTGCGAGACCACGCGCAAGCCGGCGTCGCGCGCGAAGCGTTCGACGGCCTCGACGTCTTCGCGCGTCGCGCCGAAGCGGCGCGCGTACTCGTAGCGGTCGAACGGCGCACGACCGGGCCGCGGCTCGGGCGGCGTCTCGCGCGGGCGCAGCAGCACGCTGATCTCGGCGACGTCGTTCGGGTCGGCGGGACCACGATCGCCCGCACCGCTGGGAACGGTGCGCTCGGAACCCGGTACGGTCTGACGGCTGAACTCACCCATGGCGCGTTCAGTGTACCCGCGCGACGCCGCGCCGCGCGGGTGCGTTACTTCACGACGCCGCCGAGCTGCACGTTGGCGCTGGCCAGGACGGCGACGGCGGTCGACTCGACCGCGCCGTCGACGCTGAGCGCCAGGTTCGCCGGCGCGTTGACGTGCGCCGGCTTCGGAATCATCTTCGCGGCGACGCCACCGTCCTTGAGCGCCTTGGTGGCGATCATCGTGTCGGCGTTCGACGCGAAGAACAGAATGACGTCGGCCATCGGCTACTTGGAGCCGGTGACCAGTTGATCGAGACCAGCGGCGACTTCGTTGAGCTCGTTGACCCGCGTGACGGCCTGCGCGGTGCGCGCCGCCATCTCGCTGGCCAGCGTGTCGATCACGATCACGTCGCCGAGGATCTCTGCGTTGAGGGCCGATGCCTCGCCGACCGTCTCGGCGACCGCCGACTGGGTCGCGACGCCGCCGCCGGCCGGTGCGACCTCGGCGGCGATACGCGAGAGCAGCTCGCCTTCGCGCTCGATCGCAGCGCGCGTCTGTGCGACGTGATCGCCCGAGACCTCGCTGCCGACGATGACCATGGACAGCTCCTTGGCCGACGCGCGGACCTGGCCGCTGCGCCGGATGAGCTGGCGCGAGATGCGTTCGACGACCGGGATCCCGATCAGCAGCCCGATCAGGATGCCGACCACGCCCCACAGCAGCAGCGAGAAGATCGTGTGCGACTGAATGTCTTGGAACGTGCCGAGCGGCACGCCGAACCACTGCTCGGCGATGACGTTGTTCTGATCGTCGAGCACCGGCTGCACGCGCGCGATGTACTGCTCGCCGCCCTCGGTGTCGACGCCGGTCCAGGTGGTGGTGGTCGAGCCCAGCGCGGCGGGGACGGGCTCGTCGACCAACCGCGTTCCGTCGGCCCGCGAGATCGAGCTCGAGATCAACTGGCCGTCGAACAGCACCGCGGCCTTGCCGCCCAGCGCGTGCGCCGCTTCGTCGACGACGTCGTAGTAGTGGTTCATCACGATGCCGCCGTAGACGACGCCGATCGTGCGTTCGTTCTGGTCGGAGATCGGCGTCGCCGAGATGACGGCCAAGCCGTTGTCGACGCCCGCTTTGCCGCTGGTCGTCGACTCGATCTGCGGGACCAGCTGTTCGGCATCGAGCTCCGCGTACGGCAGCACCGCGGCGGTGCTGACGGTCTCACCGTCGAGCGCGCGTTTGACGAACGGCGAGCCGTTCGTCGTCCCCGTCTTGCCGCCGTTGGCGCGCGCCAGCACCTTGCCGCTCGCGTCGATGACGGTCAGGAACGAGAGCCCGGCTTGGCGCGCGATGCCGCTGAGCGTGTCGGACAGCTTGGCGCCGTTGCGCGCGGCGGTGTCGCGCCGCACCGCGTCGTCGATCGCCGCCTGGGTGACCAGCAGCTTGACCGCGTCGCGCTTGCCGTCCCAGTACCCGGCGAAGCCGGTCGATCCGCTGGTGACCTGTTGCGCCGCCAGGCGATTGAGGTCGGTCGCCATCGTCTGCCGCGCGGCGATCGCGGAGATC
The window above is part of the Candidatus Sulfotelmatobacter sp. genome. Proteins encoded here:
- the eno gene encoding phosphopyruvate hydratase; amino-acid sequence: MAIESLRGGGRPLIESVRAREILDSRGNPTVAVAVATSFGAVEEAMVPSGASTGAHEAVEKRDGDPKRYGGKGVLQAVAAVNEIIGPAIEGMDATSQRELDATMLELDGTPNKSNLGANALLGVSLAVARAAAVSLGVPLYRYLGGPSAATLPVPMMNVINGGKHAEGALQFQECMIVPLGAPTMADAVRYGSEIFHTLGKLLHEAGHSTLVGDEGGYAPKLDSIDDALTLIVKAIEKAGYTAGSDVAIALDPASTEFFREGKYWPHKPDDHPLTSAEMVGLYEGLCRTYPIVSIEDGLAEDDWDGWQLLNKTLGARVQLVGDDLFVTNVERLERGIREGSANAILVKVNQIGTLTETLDAVETAHKAGYRAVISHRSGETEDTTIADLAVATGAGQIKTGSLARSDRTAKYNRLMGIAEELGPSVARYPGRAAFAALARD
- a CDS encoding cache domain-containing protein; the encoded protein is MKLGLRTKIIGTLVIAMIISTAISAIAARQTMATDLNRLAAQQVTSGSTGFAGYWDGKRDAVKLLVTQAAIDDAVRRDTAARNGAKLSDTLSGIARQAGLSFLTVIDASGKVLARANGGKTGTTNGSPFVKRALDGETVSTAAVLPYAELDAEQLVPQIESTTSGKAGVDNGLAVISATPISDQNERTIGVVYGGIVMNHYYDVVDEAAHALGGKAAVLFDGQLISSSISRADGTRLVDEPVPAALGSTTTTWTGVDTEGGEQYIARVQPVLDDQNNVIAEQWFGVPLGTFQDIQSHTIFSLLLWGVVGILIGLLIGIPVVERISRQLIRRSGQVRASAKELSMVIVGSEVSGDHVAQTRAAIEREGELLSRIAAEVAPAGGGVATQSAVAETVGEASALNAEILGDVIVIDTLASEMAARTAQAVTRVNELNEVAAGLDQLVTGSK
- a CDS encoding S53 family peptidase, which gives rise to MGEFSRQTVPGSERTVPSGAGDRGPADPNDVAEISVLLRPRETPPEPRPGRAPFDRYEYARRFGATREDVEAVERFARDAGLRVVSHDLARRTVRLSGTVGALGAAFGTELRSYDHGGGSFRGRSGALSVPAELGDIVVGVFGLDERPQARAQFRPAAAAATAYDPMQIADLYGFPAGTTGAGQTIALVELGGGYQTSDLQTYFGALGVSVPSVTAVSVDGATNAPTGQVDGPDGEVMLDIEVAGSVAPDAAIAVYFAPNTDQGFLDAITTAVHATTPAVDVISISWGGAESTWTAQAMTQFDQAFTDAGNLGITVCVAAGDGGSSDGVTDGKAHVDFPASSPHALACGGTTLQGSGSVIASEVVWNDGAQGGATGGGVSDQFSLPSWQTTAGVPPSVNDGHVGRGVPDVAGDADPNTGYSVRIDGTDTVFGGTSAVAPLWAALIARLNQSAKQPLGFVNPALYAQGETPFHDVTSGNNGAYSAGPGWDACTGLGSPNGTKLLAAIG
- a CDS encoding putative Se/S carrier-like protein; the encoded protein is MADVILFFASNADTMIATKALKDGGVAAKMIPKPAHVNAPANLALSVDGAVESTAVAVLASANVQLGGVVK
- a CDS encoding biotin--[acetyl-CoA-carboxylase] ligase is translated as MPGPDAPLDVARVRAALAGTRFADVRYVAETGSTNDDATTLLGDPAAAGATLVAEHQTAGRGRKAGRSWVAPAGTALTFTVVLPRTVASDALWAVPFWVALALADGIEAAGGPRLELRWPNDLDLNARKAAGILCVSRVTGEVAHVGSGIGLNVRRPPDAAIAAIVPAPAYLSDATPQLERETLLAAILGAFDGLLDVLDDPPAIARAWEARAELRGRPYRLRLDADGTFVDGIAQRLGSDGGLVLDVDGRERLVHLADARVV
- the ndk gene encoding nucleoside-diphosphate kinase; amino-acid sequence: MAVERTLILAKADAVVRGLVGEVLSRFEKRGYTILGLKLMQVTQDQAKRHYAEHEGKPFFDGLVAYITGSPIVAMVIEGEDAIEGCRATIGATNPIKATPGTIRGDYGQTIGRNLVHGSDSPASAEREVAIFFTGAELFPRRSFFGDWVAAK